TGCCACCCGCAACCCGGCGGGCGTGCCCGCGTACGTGCTGACCGAGGACACCCCGGTCTACGTCATCTCGGTCGCCGCCGAGCTGTCCGGGCTGCACCCGCAGACCCTGCGCCAGTACGACCGCCTCGGCCTGGTCTGCCCCGACCGTACGGCCGGCCGTGGCCGCCGCTACTCGGCCCGGGACATCCAGCAGCTGCGCGAGGTCCAGCGGCTCTCCCAGGACGAGGGCATCAACCTGGCGGGAATCAAGCGGATCATCGAGTTGGAGAACCAGGTCGCCGCGCTGCAGTCGCGCATCACCGAACTGGCCGACTCCCTG
The sequence above is drawn from the Kitasatospora sp. NBC_00315 genome and encodes:
- a CDS encoding heat shock protein transcriptional repressor HspR, translated to MNRDSIGVGLGDGLPGGPRPGRATRNPAGVPAYVLTEDTPVYVISVAAELSGLHPQTLRQYDRLGLVCPDRTAGRGRRYSARDIQQLREVQRLSQDEGINLAGIKRIIELENQVAALQSRITELADSLEGAASALQQREAAVHASYRRDLVPYQQVTQSSALVVWRPKR